In Vicia villosa cultivar HV-30 ecotype Madison, WI unplaced genomic scaffold, Vvil1.0 ctg.000451F_1_1_3, whole genome shotgun sequence, the following proteins share a genomic window:
- the LOC131628405 gene encoding uncharacterized protein LOC131628405, with protein MADRGEDEDLEMAIRMSMTPEPKRNKPRDEVAGVVSGFPEDSPESKTRRRELMAAAAEKRMATVVRVSPLSPVGNKGLKKGGEVVRRVEELPLRDESLCKELSADEANKLFVMVFGSEVSKDILAQWCNQGIRFSSDPETSMGLVQHEGGPCGVLATIQAFVLKYIIFFGNELSRIPQNRGLGVSSKSHSVPSYNISSLTEDVKVRALVRSMGEILFLCGSNKRAVIATLSIPGNDIQRFEGISEDEAVASSLKALSIESSLDLLKVLRVETHTSETTAFQRLEAIIPLFQSRMGALLFLISALLSRGLDSVQSDRDDPSLPLVTAPFGHASQEIVNLLLCGQAVANVFDGRMDLGGGMFLKGVSRNVEVGFLTLLESLNFCKVGQFLKTPKWPIWVVGSESHYTVLFALDPTVQNENELEGRETQIRKAFDAQDQSGGGGFISVEGFHQVIRETNIKLPQEKLDNLCSAGFIVWSEFWQVILDLDQNLGGLKDSSGLMGKKVFDLFHFNGIAKSDLNGSQASFGGETPLQRPRLTKLSVSVPPRWTPEEFMADVQGPSASGTSDSAGKDIEVSKPEPVQHAPLVDCVRTRWPRAVCNWSGDPPSIV; from the exons ATGGCGGATCGGGGAGAAGACGAGGATTTGGAAATGGCGATTCGGATGAGCATGACGCCGGAGCCGAAGCGCAATAAGCCTAGGGACGAAGTGGCGGGGGTTGTTTCGGGGTTCCCGGAGGATTCGCCGGAATCTAAGACTCGGAGGCGGGAGCTCATGGCTGCGGCGGCTGAGAAGCGGATGGCGACTGTCGTTAGGGTTTCGCCGTTGTCGCCGGTGGGGAATAAAGGATTGAAGAAAGGGGGTGAAGTTGTGAGGAGAGTGGAGGAATTGCCTTTGAGAGATGAGAGCCTGTGTAAGGAGCTTTCTGCGGATGAAGCTAATAAGTTATTTGTTATGGTGTTTGGGAGTGAAGTCTCGAAGGATATTCTAGCACAGTGGTGCAACCAGGGAATAAG GTTTAGCTCTGATCCTGAAACATCAATGGGCTTAGTGCAGCATGAAGGAGGCCCCTGTGGCGTTTTGGCAACTATACAA GCATTTGTGCTCAAATACATTATTTTCTTCGGTAATGAATTGTCACGCATACCACAGAATCGGGGTCTGGGCGTGTCAAGTAAAAGTCACTCTGTTCCATCATATAATATTTCTTCACTCACTGAAGATGTAAAAGTAAG AGCCCTTGTAAGAAGTATGggtgaaattttatttttatgtggAAGTAATAAAAGGGCTGTGATTGCAACTTTGAGCATTCCGGGGAATGATATTCAACGTTTTGAAGGAATCTCAGAGGATGAG GCTGTTGCAAGCTCACTTAAAGCTCTTTCTATTGAATCTTCCTTGGATCTGCTGAAAGTTCTTAGAGTTGAAACTCACACGTCAGAAACAACTGCTTTTCAGAGGCTTGAAGCAATTATTCCTTTATTCCAAAGTCGTATGGGGGCATTGCTCTTCTTAATCTCTGCTTTACTTTCTCGTGGACTG GATTCGGTTCAAAGTGACAGGGATGATCCCAGCCTACCACTGGTTACTGCTCCTTTTGGGCATGCCTCCCAG GAAATTGTAAACCTACTGCTCTGTGGGCAGGCTGTCGCAAATGTATTTGATGGAAGGATGGATTTAGGTGGAGGAATGTTTCTGAAAGGTGTATCCCGAAATGTGGAAGTTGGATTTCTCACCCTGCTAGAATCCCTGAATTTCTGCAAGGTTGGTCAGTTTCTGAAAACCCCGAAATGGCCTATATGGGTTGTTGGGAGTGAATCCCATTACACAGTGTTGTTTGCTCTTGATCCCACCGTTCAAAACGAGAATGAATTGGAAGGAAGGGAAACACAGATCCGCAAAGCTTTTGATGcacaagatcaaagtggaggtGGCGGCTTCATTAGTGTAGAGGGTTTCCATCAAGTCATCAGAGAAACAAATATCAAACTACCACAAGAGAAGCTAGATAACCTTTGCAGTGCAGGGTTCATTGTATGGAGTGAATTCTGGCAGGTAATTTTGGACTTGGACCAAAATTTGGGAGGTTTGAAAGATTCATCAGGATTGATGGGTAAGAAGGTCTTTGATCTTTTCCACTTTAATGGGATTGCTAAATCAGATTTGAATGGCAGTCAAGCAAGTTTTGGAGGTGAAACTCCACTGCAAAGACCCAGGCTGACGAAATTAAGTGTCTCAGTTCCCCCAAGATGGACACCTGAGGAATTTATGGCAGATGTGCAAGGTCCATCCGCTTCTGGTACAAGTGACTCTGCTGGGAAGGACATTGAGGTATCTAAACCAGAGCCTGTTCAGCATGCGCCTCTGGTTGACTGCGTAAGGACACGCTGGCCACGTGCTGTCTGCAACTGGTCGGGTGATCCTCCTAGTATAGTCTGA